One window from the genome of Malus domestica chromosome 01, GDT2T_hap1 encodes:
- the LOC139194498 gene encoding uncharacterized mitochondrial protein AtMg00810-like, with translation MPFYMVYFKRKFIWHNLQVLRVSIIPPTMSVNFTNHYMASNRLLEPGMKGSSSHLISQVITAFTVDFEMKDLGLLHYFLGLQISYTLDRLFVSQTKYINELVDKVDLQESKPCATPCLPYHRLLKDDGKPYHSSEQYRSVVGALQYLTFTRPDIVFSVNQACQYMHNPMVSHVIAVKQIIRYLKGTSTYGIYFKPGPMHLQAYRDADWAGDPNDRRLTSGFVVFLGSNPISCDSTIILLYVYTFTFLSYDVL, from the exons ATGCCTTTCTACATGGTATACTTCAAGAGGAAGTTTATATGGCACAACCTCCAGGTTTTGAGAGTGTCAATCATCCCTCCAACTATGTCTGTAAACTTTACAAATCACTATATGGCCTCAAACAGGCTCCTCGAGCCTGGAATGAAAG GTAGCAGTTCTCATTTGATCAGTCAAGTTATCACAGCTTTTACTGTAGATTTTGAAATGAAGGATTTGGGTTTATTACACTACTTTCTGGGATTGCAGATTAGTTATACCTTAGACAGATTGTTTGTGTCACAGACCAAGTATATCAATGAGCTAGTCGATAAAGTTGATTTACAGGAGTCTAAACCATGTGCTACACCATGTCTCCCCTATCACAGGTTACTCAAGGATGATGGCAAGCCTTATCACAGTTCTGAGCAATATAGGAGTGTTGTTGGGGCACTTCAGTATCTTACTTTTACTAGACCTGACATTGTTTTTTCAGTGAATCAAGCTTGCCAGTACATGCACAATCCTATGGTTTCCCATGTTATTGCAGTGAAACAAATCATTCGATACCTCAAAGGCACGTCTACATATGGTATTTATTTCAAACCAGGGCCAATGCATTTACAAGCTTATCGTGATGCCGATTGGGCAGGTGATCCAAATGATAGGAGATTGACTTCAGGTTTTGTTGTGTTTCTTggttcaaatcctatttcttgTGATTCGACAATTATTTTGTTATATGTATATACCTTTACATTCCTCTCCTATGATGTATTGTGA